The following coding sequences are from one Lolium rigidum isolate FL_2022 chromosome 6, APGP_CSIRO_Lrig_0.1, whole genome shotgun sequence window:
- the LOC124664384 gene encoding uncharacterized protein LOC124664384, whose translation MASSVFNSRANNFPGLSAEASPFFGEHSSPAISLADFSGRFDGDMYSQLLSTSLPLSEYVKLITKTTNVSPPGYPNHRRLVLTDDIKRLMRRVLALMPDPETNNICFFKLKANNVFVDLLSGKPFLHAASWTANYDGNLAKKNYASVGEMFRQTIFSGAVVSLPADFQQLLSLMKTNGDTASYAIQHHCSLIWRVVKKELFTRIYDFSNDILQKWNYTLYTEVMNSLHFPANWDTLIQQNPYLNMFYRGSTYYPDAAKDVLRFKRNAYTHCLQYA comes from the exons ATGGCCTCCTCCGTGTTCAACTCACGGGCGAACAATTTTCctgggctgtcggcg GAAGCCTCACCTTTTTTTGGCGAGCACTCCTCCCCGGCGATCTCTCTGGCAGATTTCTCCGGCAGATTTGATG GAGACATGTATTCCCAATTACTGAGTACGAGTTTGCCATTGTCTGAATATGTGAAGCTGATTACCAAAACAACGAATGTATCACCTCCAGGATATCCAAATCATAGGCGCCTTGTTCTGACTGATGATATCAAACGGCTGATGAGGCGTGTGCTAGCATTAATGCCAGACCCTGAAACTAATAACATATGCTTCTTCAAGTTGAAGGCTAACAATGTTTTCGTTGACCTGCTGTCTGGAAAACCTTTTCTCCATGCTGCATCCTGGACAGCAAATTATGACGGCAATCTTGCGAAGAAGAACTATGCAAGCGTTGGGGAAATGTTCAGACAGACAATCTTCAGTGGAGCAGTGGTATCTTTGCCTGCTGATTTCCAACAACTCCTTAGCCTGATGAAAACCAATGGAGACACAGCTTCCTATGCTATTCAGCATCATTGCTCCCTCATTTGGCGCGTCGTCAAGAAAGAGCTTTTTACTCGTATATATGATTTTTCAAACGATATTCTCCAGAAGTGGAACTATACGTTGTATACAGAAGTTATGAATAGTTTGCACTTCCCTGCAAACTGGGACACACTCATTCAGCAAAACCCATACCTGAATATGTTCTACAGAGGAAGTACCTATTACCCCGATGCTGCAAAGGACGTCCTGCGATTTAAGAGGAACGCCTACACCCATTGTTTGCAGTATGCATGA